Proteins from a genomic interval of Cervus elaphus chromosome 13, mCerEla1.1, whole genome shotgun sequence:
- the ADSS1 gene encoding adenylosuccinate synthetase isozyme 1 — translation MSGTRASNDRPPSAGGVKRGRLQHEAATTGSRVTVVLGAQWGDEGKGKVVDLLATDADIISRCQGGNNAGHTVVVDGKEYDFHLLPSGIINTKAVSFIGNGVVVHLPGLFEEAEKNEKKGLKDWEKRLVISDRAHLVFDFHQAVDGLQEVQRQAQEGKNIGTTRKGIGPAYSSKAARTGLRICDLLSDFDEFSTRFKNLAQQHQSMFPSLEIDVEGQLKRLKGFAERIRPMVRDGVYFMYEALHGPPKKILVEGANAALLDIDFGTYPFVTSSNCTVGGVCTGLGIPPQNIGEVYGVVKAYTTRVGIGAFPTEQINEIGDLLQSRGHEWGVTTGRKRRCGWLDLMILRYAHMVNGFTALALTKLDILDTLDEIKVGVAYKLGGKRIPYFPANQEILQKVEVEYETLPGWKADTTGARKWEDLPPQAQSYIRFVENHVGVAVKWVGVGKSRDSMIQLF, via the exons ATGTCCGGGACCCGAGCCTCTAACGATCGGCCCCCCAGCGCGGGCGGCGTCAAGCGGGGGCGGCTGCAGCACGAGGCGGCGACCACCGGCTCCCGGGTGACCGTGGTGCTGGGCGCGCAGTGGGGGGACGAGGGCAAAGGCAAGGTGGTGGACCTGCTGGCTACGGACGCCGACATCATCAGCCGCTGCCAG GGGGGCAACAATGCTGGCCACACCGTGGTGGTGGACGGCAAGGAGTACGACTTCCACCTGCTGCCCAGCGGCATCATCAACACCAAGGCTGTGTCCTTCATCG GCAACGGAGTGGTTGTCCACTTGCCGGGCTTGTTTGAAGAAGCAGAGAAGAACGAGAAGAAAG GCCTGAAGGACTGGGAGAAGAGGCTCGTCATCTCTGACCGGGCCCACCTCG TGTTCGACTTTCACCAGGCAGTGGATGGGCTCCAGGAGGTGCAGCGGCAGGCCCAGGAGGGCAAGAA CATTGGCACCACCCGGAAGGGGATCGGGCCAGCCTACTCGTCCAAGGCTGCCCGCACCGGCCTCCGCATCTGCGACCTCCTGTCCGACTTCGACGAGTTCTCCACCCG GTTCAAGAACCTGGCGCAGCAGCACCAGTCCATGTTCCCCAGTTTGGAAATTGACGTGGAAGGTCAACTCAAAAGGCTCAAG GGCTTCGCCGAGCGGATCCGCCCCATGGTCCGAGACGGCGTTTATTTCATGTACGAGGCGCTCCACGGCCCCCCCAAGAAGATCCTTGTGGAGGGCGCCAACGCAGCCCTCCTTGACATTGACTTCG GGACCTACCCCTTTGTGACGTCCTCCAACTGCACGGTGGGCGGCGTGTGCACCGGCCTGGGCATCCCGCCCCAGAACATAGGCGAGGTCTACGGCGTGGTCAAGGCCTACACCACGCGCGTGGGCATTGGCGCCTTCCCCACCGAGCAGATCAAC GAGATCGGGGACCTGCTGCAGAGCCGCGGCCATGAGTGGGGCGTGACCACGGGCAGGAAGCGGCGCTGCGGCTGGCTGGACCTGATGATCCTGAGATATGCCCACATGGTCAACGGATTCACCGC GCTGGCCTTGACAAAGCTGGACATCCTGGACACCCTGGACGAGATCAAGGTCGGCGTGGCGTACAAGCTCGGCGGGAAGCGGATCCCCTACTTCCCAG CCAACCAGGAGATCCTGCAGAAGGTGGAGGTGGAGTATGAGACGCTGCCGGGGTGGAAGGCGGACACCACGGGCGCCCGGAAGTGGGAGGACCTCCCCCCGCAGGCCCAGAGCTACATCCGGTTCGTGGAGAACCACGTCGGAGTGGCAG TGAAATGGGTTGGTGTTGGCAAGTCCAGAGATTCGATGATCCAGCTGTTTTAG
- the SIVA1 gene encoding apoptosis regulatory protein Siva isoform X2, which translates to MPKRGCPFADAAPLQLKVRVGQRELSRGVCAERLTREIFEKTTQLLFRGAQACMDPAWEEGCAIVHTPESPRPGPTEAPRAARGQMLIGPDGRLTRSRAQASEADPAGAASGACSSCVRAVDGKAACGQCERALCARCVRTCCSCGAVACALCAHVDCGGDLHERVLCSGCAVFEA; encoded by the exons ATGCCCAAGCGGGGCTGCCCCTTCGCGGATGCGGCCCCGCTGCAGCTCAAAGTGCGTGTCGGCCAGAGAGAGCTGAGTCGCGGCGTGTGCGCCGAGCGCCTCACGCGAGAGATTTTCG AGAAGACCACGCAGCTCCTCTTCCGTGGGGCCCAGGCCTGCATGGACCCTGCGTGGGAGGAAGGCTGCGCCATCGTCCACACGCCGGAGTCCCCGAGGCCCGGCCCCACAGAAGCCCCTCGGGCCGCGCGCGGGCAGATGCTGATTGGGCCCGACGGCCGGCTGACCCGGAGTCGAGCGCAGGCCTCCGAGGCTG ACCCGGCTGGGGCGGCATCGGGAGCCTGCTCTTCGTGCGTGCGGGCCGTGGACGGAAAGGCGGCGTGCGGCCAGTGCGAGCGGGCCCTGTGTGCGCGCTGCGTGCGCACCTGCTGCAGCTGCGGAGCCGTGGCCTGCGCTCTGTGCGCCCATGTGGA CTGCGGGGGCGACCTTCACGAGAGAGTGCTGTGCTCCGGGTGCGCCGTGTTTGAGGCCTGA
- the SIVA1 gene encoding apoptosis regulatory protein Siva isoform X1, protein MPKRGCPFADAAPLQLKVRVGQRELSRGVCAERLTREIFEKTTQLLFRGAQACMDPAWEEGCAIVHTPESPRPGPTEAPRAARGQMLIGPDGRLTRSRAQASEADPAGAASGACSSCVRAVDGKAACGQCERALCARCVRTCCSCGAVACALCAHVDSSAARSLQLRGRPSRESAVLRVRRV, encoded by the exons ATGCCCAAGCGGGGCTGCCCCTTCGCGGATGCGGCCCCGCTGCAGCTCAAAGTGCGTGTCGGCCAGAGAGAGCTGAGTCGCGGCGTGTGCGCCGAGCGCCTCACGCGAGAGATTTTCG AGAAGACCACGCAGCTCCTCTTCCGTGGGGCCCAGGCCTGCATGGACCCTGCGTGGGAGGAAGGCTGCGCCATCGTCCACACGCCGGAGTCCCCGAGGCCCGGCCCCACAGAAGCCCCTCGGGCCGCGCGCGGGCAGATGCTGATTGGGCCCGACGGCCGGCTGACCCGGAGTCGAGCGCAGGCCTCCGAGGCTG ACCCGGCTGGGGCGGCATCGGGAGCCTGCTCTTCGTGCGTGCGGGCCGTGGACGGAAAGGCGGCGTGCGGCCAGTGCGAGCGGGCCCTGTGTGCGCGCTGCGTGCGCACCTGCTGCAGCTGCGGAGCCGTGGCCTGCGCTCTGTGCGCCCATGTGGA CTCCTCCGCTGCCCGGTCTCTTCAGCTGCGGGGGCGACCTTCACGAGAGAGTGCTGTGCTCCGGGTGCGCCGTGTTTGA